DNA from Aliarcobacter skirrowii CCUG 10374:
TATAACAATATTACCTTAAAGTAAATAAACTCTAAAAAGTCAAAATTTATACCAAATATTATAAAATCTACAAATAAAATTTTTACAAAAAGAGTTTAGTATGAAAAAAGAAGAGATTTTACATAAATTAAAAGAGATAAAACCACTTTATGAGAAAGAGGGTTTAGAGATTTTAGGACTTTTTGGAAGTTATGCAAAAGATACTCAAAATGAGTTTAGTGATATAGATATTGCATATAGACTTGATTATAATAAATTTTCACAAAAATATGTTGATGGTTTTTCAAAACTTTTAAGAATAGAAGAGATGAAAGATGAACTTAAAAAGATATTTAGAAAAA
Protein-coding regions in this window:
- a CDS encoding nucleotidyltransferase family protein; translation: MKKEEILHKLKEIKPLYEKEGLEILGLFGSYAKDTQNEFSDIDIAYRLDYNKFSQKYVDGFSKLLRIEEMKDELKKIFRKNIDFVPDKNKKILQGIIYV